In a single window of the Paenibacillus sp. MMS20-IR301 genome:
- a CDS encoding carbohydrate ABC transporter substrate-binding protein, whose protein sequence is MSKKKWTALVSAAVLMTLPLAACGSNNTSNNAGTNAAPSAAATEAAAEAPASAAPEAAETFGNPELNIAVFQGGYGREYWDSVAAEFMKDYPGTKINITASPKIAELVRPKIVAGNPPDFMYISGSDNTPILDGLVKDKALLDLTDVFDSNTEAGTPLKMQILPGVLTSSLISPYGDGKIYLAPYNFGVMGLWYNKNLFDSKQIAAPKTWDELFAANTVAKENNRALFTYQGLYPGYLEEMIVPAIASAGGQEALNQFFNYDPEFWKSETYTKVWGLLEKIATEDNGLMKGTVALNHTQSQTAFLQGKSMFIPNGTWFEDEMKDAPREDGFQFGFLGVPSLGSDGKVMALTQVEQMVIPAKAKNPELAKAFLKYLYSEKSIKLNAEKSKGVMAVNGAPDLVKEYISETTYNIYKAVDSGMVAVSGSFKPVAKGSKYNASDEVYKPISSIMSKQLTLDEYSAKLYKVYTQIQKELQEQGQ, encoded by the coding sequence ATGTCAAAGAAAAAGTGGACCGCCCTTGTCTCAGCCGCTGTACTCATGACGCTGCCGCTGGCTGCCTGCGGTTCCAATAATACCAGTAATAACGCCGGTACGAATGCTGCTCCGTCAGCGGCTGCTACTGAAGCTGCTGCGGAGGCGCCGGCCAGCGCAGCACCGGAGGCGGCAGAGACCTTCGGCAACCCGGAGCTGAACATCGCCGTGTTCCAGGGCGGATACGGGCGCGAGTATTGGGATAGTGTAGCCGCTGAATTCATGAAGGATTATCCGGGCACCAAAATCAACATTACGGCTAGCCCCAAAATTGCTGAGCTGGTCCGGCCGAAGATCGTTGCCGGGAATCCGCCGGATTTCATGTATATTTCGGGAAGCGATAACACCCCTATTCTGGATGGGCTGGTCAAGGATAAGGCTTTGCTGGATTTGACCGATGTATTTGATTCAAATACCGAAGCGGGAACTCCGCTGAAGATGCAGATTCTGCCCGGCGTGCTTACTTCCAGCCTGATTTCTCCTTACGGGGACGGCAAAATTTATCTCGCTCCTTATAATTTCGGCGTCATGGGGCTCTGGTACAATAAAAATCTGTTCGACAGCAAGCAGATTGCTGCGCCGAAGACCTGGGATGAGCTGTTCGCAGCGAACACCGTGGCGAAGGAAAATAACCGCGCCCTGTTTACTTATCAGGGACTATATCCTGGCTATCTGGAAGAGATGATTGTTCCGGCTATCGCCAGCGCAGGGGGCCAGGAAGCCCTGAACCAGTTCTTCAACTATGATCCGGAATTCTGGAAGAGTGAAACCTATACCAAGGTGTGGGGTCTGCTTGAGAAAATTGCTACAGAAGATAACGGCCTCATGAAAGGGACAGTCGCCCTCAACCACACCCAGTCGCAAACCGCCTTCCTGCAAGGAAAGTCGATGTTCATCCCGAACGGCACCTGGTTTGAGGATGAGATGAAGGATGCGCCGCGAGAGGACGGCTTCCAGTTCGGATTCCTTGGTGTCCCTTCCCTGGGATCAGACGGCAAGGTTATGGCACTTACCCAGGTAGAGCAGATGGTCATTCCCGCCAAGGCGAAGAATCCGGAGCTGGCCAAAGCCTTCCTGAAGTACCTTTACAGCGAGAAGAGCATTAAGCTGAATGCGGAAAAATCCAAAGGCGTTATGGCAGTAAACGGCGCGCCTGATCTGGTGAAAGAATACATTTCTGAGACGACCTACAATATCTATAAAGCGGTAGACAGTGGAATGGTTGCCGTCAGCGGCTCCTTCAAGCCGGTGGCCAAGGGCAGCAAATATAACGCCAGCGATGAAGTCTACAAGCCGATCTCCTCTATTATGAGCAAGCAGCTGACCCTGGATGAATATTCAGCGAAGCTGTACAAGGTCTACACACAAATTCAAAAAGAGCTGCAAGAACAAGGCCAGTAA
- a CDS encoding discoidin domain-containing protein, translating into MKKVVTLVLSLILLSSVLITAGPAQIANAAGTTYYVDSAGGNDSNSGTSTAAAWKSLTKVNATTFQPGDQILFKSGGVWNGQLWPKGSGSAGLPIKIDLYGGTVRPIINGGGTQRDYQATGAVMLRNQQYWEISNLEVTNDDNFNTDLTAVTYANSKPSNIRDGILVVLDTSQIAAGADTIMDHIYIHDNYVHDVDSPNVWPNQYGNASFNGGIIFYVIGSLQANMTFNDVRIENNTIEKVDLLAIANFNYTTPSAFQDEIDPYNLWQTNIYIGHNYMRNIGQGAIDICDAKNVVVEYNVVDGWSRRYNAESAGIYPWKSYNVTFQNNEVYGGPTTTGANNGDGTAFDFDSPNINIVYQFNYTHNNPMGWMSYLGRSSNNIARYNISDDNAAYLIKFGWFDVDTSPTYFLNNVFIYDGAVTKFTSSNANLASTYFKSVPYYFYNNVFYDKNKPSSSFWPSSPSSYGTAVFRNNAFYVANGSHAAGEPSDAAKVILPPQMVNPGAAPAAGANGYTSGATVWNGYKLQDTSPLINAGLYVSQLGTKDFYGNTLYNGAAPDIGVFESTVAGGSTDPVSLTAGGTVTASSTSSPSGEEKEKAFDANPSTKWLITVSTGWIQYKFAAGVTWAATSYSITSANDVPGRDPKSWTLQGSNNGTSWTNLDTRTNETFATRFLKKTYTFSNTTAYAYYRLNISANNGETNLQLAEIGLYN; encoded by the coding sequence GTGAAAAAGGTTGTAACACTGGTATTGTCTCTTATACTCCTCTCGTCCGTTCTGATCACCGCAGGGCCGGCCCAAATTGCCAATGCAGCAGGAACTACTTATTATGTTGATTCAGCAGGCGGAAATGACTCGAACAGCGGTACTTCTACGGCTGCAGCCTGGAAATCCCTGACCAAGGTCAATGCGACCACCTTCCAGCCGGGGGACCAGATTCTTTTCAAATCCGGCGGGGTGTGGAACGGCCAGCTCTGGCCGAAGGGATCAGGGAGTGCGGGATTGCCGATCAAAATTGACCTGTATGGCGGAACCGTGCGGCCTATCATTAACGGCGGCGGCACGCAGCGCGACTATCAGGCGACAGGCGCCGTTATGCTGCGGAATCAGCAGTACTGGGAGATCAGCAATCTGGAAGTCACCAATGATGATAACTTCAACACGGATCTGACTGCAGTAACGTACGCGAACAGCAAGCCCTCCAATATCCGCGACGGCATTCTGGTCGTGCTGGATACGAGCCAGATTGCCGCCGGCGCGGACACCATTATGGATCATATCTATATCCATGATAATTATGTACATGATGTAGACAGCCCCAACGTCTGGCCGAATCAATACGGCAATGCCTCATTTAACGGCGGAATCATCTTCTATGTCATCGGCTCCCTGCAGGCGAATATGACCTTCAATGATGTGCGGATCGAGAATAACACGATTGAAAAGGTAGATCTGCTCGCCATAGCCAACTTCAACTACACAACCCCTTCGGCTTTCCAGGATGAGATTGATCCGTATAATCTCTGGCAGACCAATATCTATATCGGGCATAACTACATGCGCAATATCGGACAGGGTGCAATCGATATCTGCGATGCGAAGAATGTGGTTGTGGAATATAACGTGGTGGACGGCTGGTCCCGCCGCTACAATGCCGAGAGTGCCGGGATCTATCCCTGGAAATCCTACAATGTCACCTTCCAGAATAATGAGGTGTACGGCGGACCGACCACGACAGGGGCGAACAACGGGGATGGAACAGCCTTCGACTTCGATTCCCCGAATATAAATATCGTCTATCAGTTTAATTACACGCACAATAATCCGATGGGCTGGATGTCGTACCTGGGCAGAAGCAGCAATAATATTGCCCGCTATAATATCAGCGACGATAACGCCGCCTACCTGATTAAATTCGGCTGGTTTGATGTCGATACCTCACCTACTTACTTCCTGAATAATGTGTTTATCTATGACGGGGCGGTCACCAAGTTCACCAGCTCCAATGCCAATCTGGCTTCAACCTACTTCAAGAGTGTCCCGTATTACTTCTATAACAATGTCTTCTACGATAAAAATAAGCCGTCTTCCAGCTTCTGGCCAAGCAGCCCAAGCAGCTACGGTACGGCTGTATTCAGAAATAATGCCTTCTATGTGGCCAATGGCAGCCATGCTGCCGGGGAACCAAGTGATGCCGCCAAGGTGATTCTTCCGCCGCAGATGGTCAACCCCGGAGCGGCGCCGGCGGCGGGTGCCAACGGCTATACCAGCGGGGCTACGGTATGGAACGGCTACAAGCTGCAGGATACTTCGCCGCTGATTAATGCGGGCTTGTACGTCTCGCAATTAGGGACCAAGGATTTCTACGGCAATACGCTGTACAATGGAGCGGCGCCGGATATCGGGGTATTCGAATCCACGGTTGCCGGGGGATCGACAGATCCGGTATCCCTGACAGCGGGAGGAACGGTTACAGCGAGCTCAACCAGCAGCCCGTCCGGGGAAGAGAAAGAGAAGGCGTTCGATGCCAATCCTTCAACGAAATGGCTGATTACAGTGAGCACAGGCTGGATTCAATACAAGTTCGCGGCAGGGGTGACATGGGCAGCAACCTCCTATTCCATAACCTCAGCCAATGATGTTCCCGGGCGCGATCCCAAGAGCTGGACGCTGCAGGGCTCTAATAATGGCACCAGCTGGACCAACCTGGACACCCGGACCAATGAGACCTTCGCCACCCGGTTCCTGAAAAAGACGTATACGTTCAGCAATACAACAGCTTACGCGTACTACCGGTTAAATATATCTGCTAACAACGGGGAAACAAACCTTCAGCTGGCTGAAATCGGCCTGTACAACTAA
- a CDS encoding sugar ABC transporter permease, translating to MKTRKSIFIATCLLPGLFLFLLFKVYPTLQIFQKSLYLWTGLSDKPKFIGLQNYTDMFQDDTFLLSLRNTGLLMLVVPVATLLIALVNASILTKSKLKERNIYRTVFFFPSILSFVVIAILWSFIYHPTMGFLNAGLEAIGLDQWALPWLGDQRVVLWALAVTLIWQAAGYYMVIYMAGIDGISPELYEAAELDGATRIKQFIHITIPMLWEIIRVTIIFSINGVLSISFVIVSVMTAGGPDHHSEVVMTYLYSQAFTNSNFGYAMAIGVFIFVISMVLALISNRLTERGTD from the coding sequence ATGAAGACCCGAAAAAGCATATTTATCGCTACATGCCTGCTTCCGGGATTATTCTTATTTCTCTTATTCAAGGTGTATCCTACACTGCAAATCTTTCAGAAATCCCTGTATCTGTGGACCGGGCTCAGCGATAAGCCGAAGTTCATCGGCCTGCAGAATTATACGGATATGTTCCAGGATGATACGTTTCTGCTGTCCCTGAGGAACACCGGTCTCCTGATGCTGGTTGTTCCTGTGGCCACGCTGCTGATTGCCCTGGTCAATGCTTCGATTCTGACCAAATCGAAGCTGAAGGAGCGGAATATCTACCGCACTGTGTTCTTCTTCCCAAGCATTCTGTCCTTTGTGGTTATCGCCATTCTCTGGTCCTTCATCTATCATCCGACGATGGGCTTCCTGAATGCGGGCTTAGAGGCGATTGGACTGGACCAGTGGGCGCTGCCCTGGCTCGGAGACCAGCGGGTCGTGCTGTGGGCTCTGGCCGTTACACTGATCTGGCAGGCCGCAGGTTATTACATGGTCATCTACATGGCCGGTATCGACGGGATCTCACCCGAGCTGTATGAAGCCGCCGAGCTGGACGGGGCAACCCGGATCAAGCAGTTCATTCATATCACGATCCCGATGCTGTGGGAGATTATCCGGGTTACGATTATTTTCAGCATCAACGGGGTGCTCAGTATAAGCTTTGTTATTGTCTCGGTCATGACGGCCGGCGGCCCGGATCACCACTCCGAGGTTGTAATGACGTATCTGTATTCGCAGGCCTTCACGAATTCCAACTTTGGCTATGCGATGGCGATCGGCGTATTTATCTTCGTGATATCCATGGTCCTGGCGCTGATCAGCAACAGGCTGACTGAAAGGGGGACTGACTGA
- a CDS encoding carbohydrate ABC transporter permease encodes MAAENTVNRPAKKAGSAVGKTLLRLLLLVQTAAVVYPLLWNVMASFKTNAEIMDNPWKFPKGMEWINYVHAFTTARIGEYMLNSVLVVILSMAILLVAAVPSAYVLGRMRFRGRSFFTNFYMAGLFVGGVYVIVPLFILMNSLHMLDNRFWLSAVYATGSLPFSIFLLTSFMKSIPHDYEEAAMIDGCGYFSTMFRIIVPMARPGIITLIVFSFFDFWNEYVMAMTFISSDAKKTIPVGLSNLMQIQQYATDWGSLFAGLVIVLAPTILVYVLLQKKLTEGMMLGGVKG; translated from the coding sequence ATGGCTGCCGAGAATACTGTGAACCGTCCTGCGAAAAAGGCCGGCAGCGCGGTAGGCAAGACGCTGCTCCGTCTGTTGCTGCTTGTCCAGACCGCCGCTGTGGTCTACCCGCTGCTGTGGAATGTCATGGCCTCGTTCAAAACCAATGCGGAGATTATGGATAATCCCTGGAAATTCCCTAAAGGGATGGAATGGATCAACTACGTCCATGCCTTCACAACTGCCCGGATCGGAGAATACATGCTGAATTCCGTGCTGGTCGTGATTCTCTCCATGGCTATTCTGCTGGTAGCGGCTGTGCCGTCCGCTTATGTGCTGGGAAGAATGCGGTTCCGCGGGCGTTCCTTTTTCACCAATTTCTATATGGCCGGGCTGTTTGTCGGCGGAGTATATGTCATTGTGCCGCTGTTCATCCTGATGAACAGTCTGCATATGCTGGACAACCGCTTTTGGCTAAGCGCAGTGTACGCTACAGGCAGTCTGCCGTTCTCCATCTTCCTGCTGACCAGCTTCATGAAGTCCATCCCGCATGATTATGAGGAAGCGGCGATGATCGACGGCTGCGGTTACTTCAGCACGATGTTCCGGATTATTGTCCCGATGGCCCGTCCCGGAATTATTACCCTGATTGTATTCAGCTTCTTCGATTTCTGGAATGAGTATGTGATGGCTATGACGTTCATCAGCAGTGATGCCAAGAAGACGATTCCGGTCGGATTATCCAACCTGATGCAGATTCAGCAATATGCTACGGACTGGGGCTCCCTGTTCGCCGGTCTCGTCATCGTGCTGGCACCGACGATTCTGGTCTATGTGCTGCTGCAGAAGAAGCTGACGGAAGGCATGATGCTCGGCGGAGTGAAGGGTTAG
- a CDS encoding peptidylprolyl isomerase has protein sequence MGRKVKSDTSRYYVGGASLVLLAVLMIISVIYLRAAARTHAVAEPAKPGLSDVILYVNEAPVTRQEFQLYMDKEKGAVTNYFSVTYQAEDQPDYWSSEFGGERPIDLLKSRAAEEAAKGKLLQSIALRKGLVQDISYEQFLQDWVDGNKEREQEISRNEAVFGLGQYEQSQFYFYTLSNLRLELEELLGKEELQVSEEEVQAVYQAHAQDYQNQTRIVLEELSVPYAGEKEKGQALLLIQTALEQLNSGKAAADIKDRNERIRLTRRTATGLGQISPLSPEGMLVQSAVKLQAGSWSPVMDAGDRYSLVQLVDRTEQYDVPIEELAGQLKAEALQQKFGNYLQEQFRLSEVRLNAGHYEDITTP, from the coding sequence ATGGGCCGTAAGGTTAAATCGGATACTTCCAGATATTACGTTGGAGGCGCAAGCCTTGTCCTTCTTGCAGTATTGATGATTATATCTGTCATATATTTGCGGGCTGCCGCCCGGACGCATGCGGTTGCCGAACCGGCTAAGCCCGGGTTAAGCGATGTGATCCTGTATGTGAATGAAGCGCCTGTGACGAGGCAGGAGTTCCAGTTATATATGGATAAGGAGAAAGGGGCAGTCACCAATTACTTCAGTGTTACTTACCAGGCTGAGGATCAGCCTGACTACTGGAGCAGTGAGTTCGGAGGCGAGCGGCCCATTGATCTGCTCAAAAGCCGTGCGGCGGAGGAAGCGGCCAAAGGCAAATTACTGCAGTCCATCGCCCTCCGCAAGGGGCTGGTGCAGGATATCTCCTATGAACAGTTTCTGCAGGACTGGGTTGACGGCAACAAGGAGCGCGAGCAGGAGATCAGCCGGAATGAGGCCGTCTTCGGGCTGGGGCAATATGAGCAGAGCCAGTTCTATTTCTATACCCTCAGCAATCTGAGGCTTGAGTTAGAGGAGCTTCTGGGTAAGGAAGAGCTGCAGGTGTCCGAAGAGGAGGTTCAGGCTGTCTACCAGGCGCATGCGCAGGATTATCAGAATCAGACCCGCATTGTACTGGAAGAGCTGTCTGTACCCTATGCCGGGGAAAAGGAGAAAGGCCAGGCGCTGCTTCTCATTCAGACGGCCCTTGAGCAGCTGAACAGCGGGAAAGCGGCCGCGGACATAAAGGACAGGAACGAGCGCATCCGGCTTACCCGCCGTACGGCCACAGGCCTCGGACAGATCAGCCCGTTATCCCCGGAGGGGATGCTGGTGCAGAGTGCAGTGAAGCTTCAGGCGGGGAGCTGGTCCCCTGTAATGGATGCCGGAGACCGTTATTCCCTCGTGCAGCTTGTCGATAGAACGGAGCAATATGATGTACCTATCGAGGAATTAGCAGGTCAATTGAAGGCTGAAGCACTGCAGCAGAAATTCGGAAATTACCTGCAGGAGCAGTTCCGGTTAAGTGAGGTACGGCTGAATGCAGGCCATTATGAGGATATAACTACACCTTGA
- the gnpA gene encoding 1,3-beta-galactosyl-N-acetylhexosamine phosphorylase: MTKQAGRVTLPSEEGFVKETIEIMERWGADAIRDSDGTLLDAEIKALDAKIYTAYFPTRGHNEFISRHMEECPQIYLLSDYTLARETELTVDLLQSYYKEQLDVDYLHDPKAYWQVTDRTTGQLVPEQHWHVLEQEHKVVIRQALPWHEYTVSFLAYIKWDPVQMYNHITNDWGDKPHEIPFDVKQPHTNAFIYETMKQWLQDNPEVDVVRFTTFFYQFSLVFNQYGKEKFVDWFGYGASVSVAMMEDFRKEKGYALTAEDFVDQGYYNSTFRVPSKTYLEYVDFVSRFVSVETRKLVDLVHESKKEAIMFLGDQWIGVEPYGPYFESVGLDAVVGSVGDGTTLRMISDIPHVKYTEGRFLPYFFPDVFFEGNDPVIEARQNWLTARRAILRKPIDRMGYGGYLSLAYKFPEFVDYVEQITDEFREIHAHIRRSKPYTGMKVAVLNCWGALRTWQAFTVAHSLYSKQAYSYYGILESLSGMNVDVEFISFDDVLERGIDSSIDVIINAGDAATAFSGGDVWKNTALVEVLREWVYGGGGLIGVGEPAAVSHQGRFFQLADCFGVDKETGFSLSTDKYFTQPAAGHFITEGISGFDFGESMKNVYALHSGVDILEYSRGEIHLSANQAGEGRAVYIAGLPYSPQNSRLLMRSLYYAAGKEAELHRWYSANPSCEVHAYPASGMYAVVNNSQEPQTAAVYDGQGKLSEVQLAAGGIVWQEIRED, encoded by the coding sequence ATGACCAAGCAAGCAGGAAGAGTAACCCTCCCGAGTGAAGAAGGATTCGTAAAAGAAACGATTGAGATCATGGAGCGCTGGGGTGCCGACGCTATCCGTGACAGTGACGGAACCCTGCTGGATGCCGAAATTAAGGCACTTGATGCCAAAATATATACGGCGTACTTCCCGACAAGAGGCCATAATGAATTTATCAGCCGGCATATGGAGGAATGTCCGCAGATCTATCTCCTGTCTGATTACACGCTGGCCCGGGAAACTGAGCTGACGGTGGATTTGCTGCAGTCGTACTACAAGGAGCAGCTGGATGTGGATTATCTTCATGATCCCAAGGCTTACTGGCAGGTAACCGACAGGACGACCGGACAGCTGGTCCCGGAGCAGCATTGGCATGTGCTGGAGCAGGAGCATAAGGTAGTTATCCGGCAGGCTCTGCCATGGCATGAATATACCGTCTCGTTCCTGGCTTATATCAAATGGGACCCGGTGCAGATGTACAATCACATCACGAATGACTGGGGCGATAAGCCGCATGAGATCCCGTTTGATGTGAAGCAGCCGCATACGAACGCTTTTATATATGAGACTATGAAGCAATGGCTGCAGGACAATCCGGAAGTGGATGTAGTCCGGTTCACCACGTTCTTCTATCAGTTCAGCCTGGTGTTCAACCAGTACGGCAAAGAGAAATTCGTCGACTGGTTCGGCTACGGGGCAAGCGTCTCGGTGGCGATGATGGAGGATTTCCGCAAGGAAAAGGGCTACGCCCTGACCGCAGAGGATTTTGTCGACCAGGGATATTACAATTCTACCTTCAGAGTGCCCAGCAAAACTTATCTGGAGTATGTCGACTTCGTCTCCCGGTTTGTCTCAGTAGAGACCCGGAAGCTGGTTGATCTCGTACATGAGAGCAAGAAGGAAGCGATTATGTTCCTCGGGGACCAGTGGATTGGCGTGGAGCCATACGGTCCATACTTCGAATCGGTCGGTCTGGATGCCGTTGTGGGCAGCGTGGGTGACGGCACGACCCTGCGGATGATCTCTGACATTCCGCATGTGAAGTATACGGAGGGGCGGTTCCTGCCGTATTTCTTCCCGGATGTCTTCTTCGAGGGCAATGATCCTGTGATAGAAGCGCGGCAGAACTGGCTGACGGCCCGAAGGGCCATTCTCCGCAAGCCGATTGACCGGATGGGCTACGGCGGGTACTTGAGCCTGGCTTACAAATTCCCGGAATTCGTTGATTATGTGGAGCAGATTACGGATGAGTTCCGGGAGATTCATGCGCATATCCGCCGGAGCAAGCCGTATACCGGTATGAAGGTGGCTGTCCTGAATTGCTGGGGCGCGCTGCGGACCTGGCAGGCGTTCACAGTAGCTCACAGCCTCTACTCCAAGCAGGCTTACTCGTATTACGGAATTCTGGAATCACTCAGCGGGATGAATGTGGATGTGGAGTTCATCAGCTTCGATGATGTGCTGGAGCGCGGAATCGACTCTTCAATTGATGTTATTATTAATGCGGGCGATGCCGCAACGGCCTTCTCGGGCGGGGATGTGTGGAAGAATACCGCGCTGGTTGAAGTGCTGCGGGAATGGGTCTATGGCGGCGGCGGGCTGATCGGCGTGGGGGAACCGGCGGCAGTATCGCATCAGGGAAGGTTCTTCCAGCTGGCGGACTGCTTCGGCGTCGATAAGGAGACCGGGTTCAGCTTATCGACAGACAAGTATTTCACACAGCCGGCTGCGGGGCATTTCATCACTGAGGGAATCTCAGGATTTGACTTCGGTGAGAGCATGAAGAATGTTTATGCGCTGCACAGCGGGGTAGATATACTGGAATACTCCCGCGGAGAGATTCATCTGTCGGCTAATCAGGCCGGCGAAGGCCGGGCGGTGTATATAGCGGGATTGCCTTATTCGCCGCAGAACAGCAGGCTGCTGATGCGCAGCCTCTATTACGCCGCCGGCAAGGAAGCGGAGCTGCACAGATGGTATTCCGCTAATCCGTCATGTGAGGTGCATGCGTACCCTGCAAGCGGAATGTATGCGGTCGTCAACAACTCGCAGGAGCCGCAAACAGCTGCCGTCTACGACGGACAAGGGAAGCTGTCAGAGGTTCAGCTTGCAGCCGGGGGTATCGTGTGGCAGGAAATCCGGGAGGACTGA